In Trifolium pratense cultivar HEN17-A07 linkage group LG7, ARS_RC_1.1, whole genome shotgun sequence, a genomic segment contains:
- the LOC123894965 gene encoding probable LRR receptor-like serine/threonine-protein kinase At4g36180 isoform X2, whose amino-acid sequence MSRYQTFVFLIIFHLIHHSSFGCLEEEKQSLIELKGSFNDPSLRFSSWEGNDCCKWKGISCSNITNHVVKIDLRNPCYPKKGEDYQQNCSFSKYKLESQYIHPSLSKFKYLTYLDLSGNNFNSSPIPTWFNSINQLQYLSLSDSHFSGMIPNDLGNLTKLYFLDLSFNSWLHSDDIYWVSKLSLLQNLYMSDVFLGKWVLVTWTDKEIKHILQNCYKALPAGGKVIACEPVLPENSDDSHRTRALLEGDIFVMTIYRAKGKHRTEEQFKQLGISAGFNLFKSFHVDYFYTVLEFQK is encoded by the exons ATGTCAAGATACCAAACCTTTGTTTTTCTCATCATTTTCCATTTGATTCACCATTCATCATTTGGTTGTTTGGAAGAAGAGAAACAATCACTTATTGAACTCAAAGGAAGTTTTAATGATCCATCATTAAGATTTTCCTCTTGGGAAGGAAATGATTGTTGCAAATGGAAAGGAATTAGTTGCAGCAACATTACCAACCATGTTGTCAAAATTGACCTTAGGAATCCATGCTACCCTAAAAAAGGAGAAGATTATCAACAAAACTGTTCCTTCTCAAAATATAAGCTTGAATCTCAATATATTCACCCTTCTCTTTCAAAGTTCAAATATCTTACCTATTTGGACCTTAGTGGAAACAATTTTAATTCAAGTCCAATACCAACTTGGTTCAATTCTATTAACCAGTTACAATATCTTTCTCTCTCTGATTCTCATTTTAGTGGCATGATCCCAAATGATCTAGGAAATCTTACAAAATTGTACTTTCTTGATCTCAGCTTCAATTCTTGGTTACATTCTGATGATATCTATTGGGTTTCAAAACTTTCATTGCTTCAAAATCTTTACATGAGTGATGTTTTTCTTGGTAAG TGGGTGCTAGTAACATGGACAGACAAAGAAATCAAGCACATACTGCAAAATTGTTACAAGGCACTCCCAGCAGGTGGAAAAGTAATTGCTTGTGAGCCGGTGTTGCCGGAGAATTCAGATGATAGTCACAGAACAAGGGCATTACTTGAAGGTGACATATTTGTGATGACAATTTACAGAGCTAAAGGAAAACATAGGACTGAAGAACAGTTTAAGCAGCTTGGAATTTCTGCAGGTTTCAATCTTTTCAAATCCTTTCATGTGGATTATTTCTAcactgttcttgagtttcagaAATGA